Proteins encoded together in one Agromyces sp. 3263 window:
- a CDS encoding ABC-F family ATP-binding cassette domain-containing protein, with amino-acid sequence MLAVHDLEIRVGARVLMEHVDFRVSPGDKVGLVGRNGAGKTTLTKTLAGETLPTGGRIDRSGEIGYLPQDPRSGDPDMLARTRILDARGLGSLVLGMHEASMNMGSDDPAVAERAMKKYGNLTDRFTALGGYAAEAEAASIASNLNLPDRILDQPLRTLSGGQRRRIELARILFSDAETMILDEPTNHLDADSVVWLREFLKGYKGGVIVISHDVELVGEVVNRVFYLDANRSVIDIYNMGWKHYQRQRAADEERRKKERSNAEKKAGALQLQAARFGAKASKAAAAHQMVARAEKLLAGLEDVRAVDRVAKLRFPTPAPCGRTPLTANDLSKSYGSLEIFTAVDLAIDRGSKVVIIGLNGAGKTTLLRILAGVDRPDTGVVEAGHGLRVGYYAQEHETLDVKRSVLQNMVSASPNLTETEARKVLGSFLFTGDDVHKPAGVLSGGEKTRLALAMIVVSGANVLLLDEPTNNLDPASRAEILDALAHYEGSVVLVSHDPGAVEALNPERVLIMPDGTEDHWSREYQELIELA; translated from the coding sequence GTGCTCGCCGTCCATGATCTCGAGATCCGCGTCGGCGCACGCGTGCTCATGGAACACGTGGACTTCCGCGTGTCCCCGGGCGACAAGGTGGGGCTCGTGGGCCGCAACGGCGCGGGCAAGACCACGCTCACGAAGACCCTCGCCGGCGAGACGCTGCCCACCGGCGGCAGGATCGACCGCTCGGGCGAGATCGGCTACCTGCCCCAGGATCCCCGCTCCGGCGATCCCGACATGCTCGCCCGCACGCGCATCCTCGACGCCCGCGGGCTGGGCTCGCTCGTGCTCGGCATGCACGAGGCATCCATGAACATGGGCAGCGACGACCCCGCGGTCGCCGAGCGCGCCATGAAGAAGTACGGCAACCTCACCGATCGCTTCACCGCGCTCGGCGGGTACGCGGCCGAGGCGGAGGCGGCGTCGATCGCGTCGAACCTCAACCTGCCCGACCGCATCCTCGACCAGCCCCTGAGGACCCTGTCGGGCGGCCAGCGCCGCCGCATCGAGCTCGCGCGCATCCTGTTCTCGGATGCCGAGACGATGATCCTCGACGAGCCCACCAACCACCTCGACGCCGACTCGGTCGTCTGGCTCCGCGAGTTCCTCAAGGGCTACAAGGGGGGCGTGATCGTGATCAGCCACGATGTCGAGCTCGTCGGCGAGGTCGTGAACCGCGTCTTCTACCTCGACGCCAACCGCTCGGTCATCGACATCTACAACATGGGCTGGAAGCACTACCAGCGCCAGCGCGCCGCCGACGAGGAGCGCCGCAAGAAGGAGCGCTCGAACGCCGAGAAGAAGGCGGGCGCCCTGCAGCTGCAGGCGGCACGCTTCGGCGCGAAGGCGTCCAAGGCGGCCGCGGCGCACCAGATGGTCGCCCGCGCCGAGAAGCTCCTCGCCGGACTCGAGGACGTGCGCGCGGTCGACCGGGTGGCGAAGCTGCGCTTCCCGACTCCGGCGCCGTGCGGCCGCACTCCGTTGACCGCCAACGACCTCTCGAAGAGCTACGGCTCGCTCGAGATCTTCACGGCCGTCGACCTCGCGATCGATCGCGGCTCGAAGGTCGTCATCATCGGCCTGAACGGCGCCGGCAAGACCACGCTGCTCCGCATCCTCGCCGGCGTCGACCGCCCCGACACGGGCGTCGTCGAAGCGGGGCACGGACTTCGCGTCGGCTACTACGCGCAGGAGCACGAGACGCTCGACGTGAAGCGCAGCGTGCTGCAGAACATGGTGAGCGCCTCACCGAACCTCACCGAGACCGAGGCCCGCAAGGTGCTCGGGTCGTTCCTCTTCACCGGCGACGACGTGCACAAGCCCGCCGGCGTGCTCTCGGGCGGCGAGAAGACCCGCCTCGCGCTCGCGATGATCGTGGTCTCGGGTGCGAACGTCCTGCTGCTCGACGAGCCGACGAACAACCTCGATCCCGCGAGCCGTGCCGAGATCCTCGACGCGCTCGCGCACTACGAGGGCTCGGTCGTGCTCGTCTCGCACGACCCCGGCGCGGTCGAGGCGCTGAACCCCGAGCGGGTGCTCATCATGCCCGACGGCACGGAGGACCACTGGAGCCGCGAGTACCAGGAGCTCATCGAGCTCGCCTGA
- a CDS encoding winged helix DNA-binding domain-containing protein — protein sequence MPTTASPARVRAARLNAHGLRRGLPTITAAVRRLGAVQAQDFGAARWVLGARVPGSVVADVDAAIASREIVRSWPMRGTLHFVPAEALRPILAITGPRELQRAATRHRQLELDADTHARARVAAERALAGGSLSREELLAAWDAAGIATTGQRGYHLIWRLAQEAVLCCGPVEGRGQRFVLLDEWAPSVGTPPDREQTLAELLVAYAAGHGPVTVRDFAWWTGLTLGDARLARAAAGDALEAFDDEHLVAADGFDAAGEPRRRGTGRQHALAAFDEYFLGYTERGAVCDPRHATRVVPGSNGVFQPILVDRRGVVEGVWRVARAKGAASVTLHGFEGAVEESGYRTALTRWARFHGERLASIESAH from the coding sequence ATGCCGACGACCGCGAGCCCGGCCCGTGTGCGAGCCGCGCGCCTGAACGCGCACGGCCTGCGCCGCGGCCTTCCCACGATCACCGCCGCCGTGCGACGACTCGGGGCCGTGCAGGCGCAGGATTTCGGAGCGGCCCGCTGGGTGCTCGGCGCACGGGTGCCCGGCTCCGTCGTGGCCGACGTCGACGCAGCGATCGCGTCGCGCGAGATCGTGCGCTCCTGGCCGATGCGGGGCACGCTGCACTTCGTGCCGGCCGAGGCGCTGCGACCGATCCTCGCGATCACCGGTCCACGCGAACTGCAGCGGGCGGCCACGCGGCACCGTCAGCTCGAGCTCGACGCCGACACCCACGCCAGGGCCCGCGTCGCGGCCGAGCGGGCGCTCGCGGGAGGCTCGCTCTCGCGGGAGGAGCTGCTCGCCGCGTGGGACGCGGCCGGCATCGCGACGACCGGCCAGCGGGGGTACCACCTCATCTGGCGGCTGGCGCAGGAGGCGGTGCTCTGCTGCGGTCCCGTCGAGGGGCGGGGCCAGCGCTTCGTGCTGCTCGACGAATGGGCGCCGTCGGTCGGCACGCCGCCCGATCGCGAACAGACGCTCGCCGAGCTCCTCGTCGCGTACGCGGCCGGTCACGGCCCGGTGACGGTGCGCGACTTCGCCTGGTGGACGGGGCTCACCCTCGGCGATGCCCGGCTCGCACGCGCCGCGGCCGGCGACGCGCTCGAGGCGTTCGATGACGAGCACCTCGTGGCCGCCGACGGCTTCGATGCGGCGGGCGAACCGCGGCGCCGCGGAACGGGCCGGCAGCATGCGCTCGCCGCGTTCGACGAGTACTTCCTGGGCTACACCGAGCGTGGGGCGGTCTGCGATCCACGGCACGCCACCCGCGTGGTGCCGGGCTCGAACGGCGTCTTCCAGCCGATCCTGGTCGACAGGAGGGGCGTCGTCGAGGGCGTCTGGCGGGTCGCACGGGCGAAGGGTGCGGCATCCGTGACGCTGCACGGCTTCGAGGGCGCCGTCGAGGAATCCGGGTACCGCACGGCGCTCACCCGGTGGGCCCGCTTCCACGGCGAGCGGCTCGCGTCGATCGAATCGGCGCACTGA
- a CDS encoding YceI family protein produces MTSTATTIEIPGYRAGTWKVDTAHSEVGFSIRHIMISKVKGKFERFDATFVTAEDPLDSSVTASAEVASITTNEPNRDAHLRTGDFFEAETYPTIDFASTGVRVVDGDFKVDGDLTIRGITKPVTFDFEFGGFGGDPYGNYKGGATAKTVINREDFGLSYNAALETGGVLLGDKVTITLELQAALQQ; encoded by the coding sequence ATGACGAGCACCGCCACCACGATCGAGATCCCCGGATACCGCGCAGGCACCTGGAAGGTCGACACCGCGCACAGCGAGGTCGGCTTCAGCATCCGCCACATCATGATCAGCAAGGTCAAGGGCAAGTTCGAGCGCTTCGACGCCACCTTCGTGACCGCCGAGGATCCCCTGGACTCGAGCGTGACCGCGTCGGCGGAGGTCGCCTCGATCACCACGAACGAGCCGAACCGCGACGCGCACCTGCGCACCGGCGACTTCTTCGAGGCCGAGACCTACCCGACGATCGACTTCGCCTCGACGGGCGTTCGCGTCGTGGACGGCGACTTCAAGGTGGACGGTGACCTCACCATCCGCGGCATCACGAAGCCCGTCACGTTCGACTTCGAGTTCGGCGGCTTCGGCGGCGACCCCTACGGCAACTACAAGGGCGGCGCCACCGCGAAGACCGTCATCAACCGCGAGGACTTCGGGCTCTCGTACAACGCGGCCCTCGAGACGGGCGGCGTGCTCCTCGGCGACAAGGTGACGATCACCCTCGAGCTGCAGGCGGCGCTCCAGCAGTAG
- a CDS encoding glycoside hydrolase family 3 N-terminal domain-containing protein — translation MRALRPTATTFLLAATLVGVTACSPLAAAHTPAATPSVEPTTPPSDPIADWVDERMSQLTLEQKAAALLMLHAPGTDPAPLRAYVDAGVSGLILMGDNVPATPVELAALTTAVQGDPEAPVLIGIDEEGGEVQRLPWDGAASAGTLRDAPPQAAEEAFAARASTLSDVGVSVNFGVVADVTPDPASFISGRVLGTDAAGAADRVAAAVVGERGTVASTLKHFPGHGAAPGDSHSSIPSAPLDLDAWRAGPSVPFVAGIDAGAELVMTGHLAYPAVDPAPASLSPAWHRILRDELGFDGVVVTDDMLMLQHNGLPEYADPGENAVRAVAAGSDLLLYVLPGDPGTVGVSVGGLVAAIVGAVQSGRISEERLDDAADRVLTLRRTLEESETMSGMNPDVGE, via the coding sequence ATGCGCGCCCTCCGACCCACGGCCACGACCTTCCTGCTGGCGGCGACGCTCGTCGGCGTCACGGCCTGCAGCCCGCTGGCCGCAGCGCACACGCCCGCAGCCACGCCGTCGGTGGAACCGACCACGCCGCCGTCCGACCCCATCGCCGACTGGGTCGACGAGCGGATGTCGCAGCTCACGCTCGAGCAGAAGGCCGCCGCACTGCTCATGCTGCACGCGCCCGGCACCGATCCCGCACCACTCCGCGCCTACGTCGACGCCGGCGTCTCGGGACTCATCCTGATGGGCGACAACGTGCCGGCGACGCCGGTCGAACTGGCCGCCCTGACCACCGCCGTGCAGGGCGACCCCGAGGCGCCCGTGCTCATCGGCATCGACGAGGAGGGCGGCGAGGTGCAGCGGCTGCCGTGGGACGGCGCCGCGAGCGCCGGGACGTTGCGCGACGCACCGCCGCAGGCGGCAGAGGAGGCCTTCGCCGCGCGTGCGAGCACCCTGTCGGATGTCGGCGTCTCCGTGAACTTCGGGGTGGTCGCCGACGTCACGCCCGACCCGGCCTCGTTCATCTCGGGGCGCGTGCTCGGCACCGACGCGGCCGGCGCTGCGGACCGCGTCGCCGCCGCGGTGGTGGGGGAGCGCGGCACCGTCGCCAGTACGCTGAAGCACTTCCCGGGGCACGGCGCGGCGCCGGGCGACTCGCACTCGAGCATCCCGTCGGCGCCGCTCGATCTCGACGCGTGGCGCGCCGGTCCCTCCGTCCCGTTCGTCGCGGGCATCGACGCAGGCGCCGAGCTCGTGATGACCGGGCATCTGGCATACCCGGCGGTCGACCCTGCGCCGGCGTCGCTCTCACCCGCCTGGCATCGGATCCTGCGTGACGAGCTGGGCTTCGATGGGGTGGTCGTGACCGACGACATGCTCATGCTGCAGCACAACGGCCTTCCGGAGTACGCGGATCCCGGGGAGAACGCGGTTCGCGCCGTCGCCGCGGGATCCGACCTTCTGCTGTACGTGCTGCCGGGCGATCCCGGCACGGTGGGCGTCTCGGTCGGCGGCCTCGTCGCAGCGATCGTCGGTGCCGTGCAGTCGGGGCGGATCAGCGAGGAGCGGCTCGATGACGCCGCTGATCGGGTACTGACCCTGCGGCGGACGCTCGAGGAGTCCGAGACGATGTCCGGAATGAATCCGGACGTGGGGGAATAG
- a CDS encoding oxygenase MpaB family protein — MADHDEREVFRRHGAEGALLLGGGAAILLQLADPRVARGVARHSGFQERPLDRLLGTLDYVYAIGFGDDELARDAARRVNARHAPVRGGATDDGPSYSAFDADAQRWVASTLLAMALAVHERVWGRLDTASADAVVRGYARLGTSLQAAGSGWPDTRAEFDEWWAERVRRLEVGEEARTVARALMSGTSALPPGSRVLLPPVRLLTAALLPSGIRDAYGFRYTPRAARVADEWFRAISLFYPRLPRGVRHAPMRASLRRARRRSRYAGHEPRGRR; from the coding sequence ATGGCCGATCACGACGAACGCGAGGTGTTCCGCCGGCACGGCGCCGAGGGGGCGTTGCTGCTGGGCGGCGGCGCCGCGATCCTCCTCCAGCTCGCCGATCCGCGCGTCGCGCGGGGCGTCGCCCGGCACAGCGGCTTCCAGGAGCGTCCGCTCGACCGGCTGCTCGGCACGCTCGACTACGTGTACGCCATCGGCTTCGGCGACGACGAGCTCGCCCGCGATGCGGCGCGACGGGTGAACGCACGGCACGCCCCGGTCCGAGGCGGCGCGACCGACGACGGGCCGTCGTACAGCGCCTTCGACGCCGACGCGCAGCGCTGGGTCGCCTCCACGCTGCTCGCCATGGCCCTCGCGGTGCACGAGCGCGTGTGGGGTCGGCTCGACACGGCGAGCGCCGATGCCGTCGTCCGCGGGTACGCCCGCCTCGGCACGAGCCTGCAGGCCGCCGGCAGCGGGTGGCCCGACACGCGGGCGGAATTCGACGAGTGGTGGGCCGAGCGGGTGCGCCGGCTCGAGGTCGGCGAGGAGGCGCGCACCGTCGCGCGTGCGCTGATGTCGGGCACGTCCGCGCTGCCGCCAGGCAGCCGCGTCCTCCTGCCGCCCGTGCGCCTGCTGACCGCCGCGCTCCTGCCGTCCGGCATCCGTGACGCCTACGGGTTCCGATACACGCCGCGTGCGGCGCGGGTCGCCGACGAGTGGTTCCGCGCGATCTCGCTGTTCTACCCTCGGCTCCCTCGGGGGGTGCGGCACGCCCCGATGCGCGCCTCGCTTCGTCGCGCACGTCGTCGCAGCCGCTACGCTGGGCATGAGCCACGAGGACGACGATGA
- a CDS encoding Lrp/AsnC family transcriptional regulator: MTQQTPHRSDALDSIDRRIVAELSRDGRLSVRTLAERVHISRTAAHNRVQQLQKRGVITGFGAQIDRKAIGLNISALVVVRIGEVSWEEIAAKLATLPFVEKVQAVSGDIDIMLTVSAPDHEQLSQAILRDIHDMPGVVSTRSHLILAELEGHPPAQTLDIWRT; encoded by the coding sequence ATGACCCAGCAGACACCGCACCGCAGCGACGCGCTCGACAGCATCGATCGACGCATCGTCGCCGAGCTGAGCCGCGACGGCCGGCTCTCCGTCCGCACCCTGGCCGAGCGGGTGCACATCTCCCGCACCGCCGCGCACAACCGCGTCCAGCAGCTGCAGAAGCGCGGCGTGATCACGGGCTTCGGAGCCCAGATCGACCGCAAGGCGATCGGCCTGAACATCTCGGCACTCGTCGTCGTGCGAATCGGAGAGGTGTCCTGGGAGGAAATCGCGGCGAAGCTCGCCACCCTTCCCTTCGTCGAGAAGGTGCAGGCCGTCTCCGGCGACATCGACATCATGCTCACGGTGAGCGCACCCGACCATGAGCAGCTCAGCCAGGCGATCCTCCGCGACATCCACGACATGCCCGGCGTCGTGTCGACGCGGTCGCACCTGATCCTCGCCGAACTCGAGGGCCACCCGCCCGCGCAGACCCTGGACATCTGGCGCACCTGA